One Dromiciops gliroides isolate mDroGli1 chromosome 3, mDroGli1.pri, whole genome shotgun sequence DNA segment encodes these proteins:
- the SUCNR1 gene encoding succinate receptor 1, which yields MAQNMTCDTWLGVEAVLEKYFLPILYSIEFVIGILGNTAVVLGYVFCLKKWKSGNIYLFNLSLSDLAFLCTLPMLVRSYASGKWTYGNILCISNRYLLHANLYTSILFLTFISIDRYLLMKYPFREHFLQKKEVSIFISVIIWIWVTLELLPILLFIEPTTANNDTTCNDYASSGDPKYSLIYSVCLTVLGFLIPLFVMCFFYLKIALFLKERSKQLTTSLPLEKPLNLVIMAVVIFSVLFTPYHIMRNVRIASLLEVWKQNKCTQITISSFYIMTRPLAFLNSVINPLFYFLMGDHFRDMMISQVRTFFKSIRR from the exons ATG GCTCAGAACATGACTTGTGACACATGGCTGGGAGTAGAGGCCGTCCTAGAAAAGTACTTTCTTCCTATCCTTTATTCCATTGAGTTTGTCATTGGCATCCTTGGGAACACGGCTGTTGTTTTGGGCTATGTCTTCTGCCTGAAAAAGTGGAAAAGTGGCAACATTTacctcttcaatctctccctttctgaCCTTGCCTTCCTATGTACGCTCCCCATGTTGGTGAGAAGCTACGCCAGTGGGAAATGGACTTATGGGAATATCCTGTGCATCAGTAACAGGTACTTACTCCATGCCAACTTGTACACGAGCATCCTTTTCCTTACATTTATCAGCATTGACAGGTACCTGCTGATGAAATACCCCTTCAGAGAACACttcctgcaaaagaaagaagttTCTATCTTCATCTCGGTGATCATCTGGATTTGGGTGACACTTGAGCTTCTACCAATCCTCCTTTTCATTGAGCCGACCACAGCGAACAATGACACCACCTGTAATGACTATGCAAGCTCTGGAGATCCCAAATACAGCCTCATCTATAGTGTGTGTCTAACTGTGCTAGGGTTCCTCATTCCACTCTTTGTCATGTGCTTCTTTTACCTGAAAATTGCCCTTTTCCTAAAGGAGAGAAGCAAACAACTCACTACTTCTCTCCCCCTTGAGAAGCCTCTCAACTTAGTTATCATGGCAGTGGTGATATTCTCAGTTCTCTTTACCCCCTACCACATCATGCGAAATGTGAGGATAGCTTCCCTCCTTGAGGTCTGGAAACAGAACAAATGCACACAGATCACCATCAGCTCATTCTACATTATGACCCGACCCTTGGCCTTTCTGAACAGTGTGATCAaccctcttttctattttctaatgGGGGATCACTTCAGGGATATGATGATCAGTCAAGTGAGGACCTTCTTCAAATCCATTAGAAGGTGA